Part of the Paenibacillus sp. JNUCC32 genome is shown below.
AGGTACGATGGTATTTTCCCAGTCTGGGATTCAGCCCATAGTTCGCACTGATTCTCCTCCCGTTGCTAGTCTGAAGCGCCTGCCGAAATTCTGCGAATGAAGGCTTGGCCATGTCGATCCGGTTGTATTCCCTTCCGATCTTCCCGAGGGAATGCGCATCCGAATTAGTCAAAAAGGAATAGGCATCCAGCTCGCTAATCCGTCCTGCCATCGAGGAATCGGCGCTGAGCCCAAGTTCGATGCCCGCGATCCCGTTCAGATCGAACACCTCGCTCATACGGTCAGCCATGCTGCCGTAAAGCCCCTTATGAGGCGTAAAGACATGAGCGGGTATCAGCAGCCCGCCGCGTGCCGTAATCTCTTGCTGCAGCTCCAGCGGACTGGCATAGATGCGCTGGGAACTCAGCTGGACGTTTTTCATATATCCCGCCATCCAGCCGGTGAACTCCCGCATCGTGCCCAGGTCGGGAAAATAAGCCAGCACATGGGCCGCGCCTCGGCCGCTTTCACGTATTTCAATCTCGCTGCCAAGCAGGATTACCGTATCCCGATACGCAATTCCGCCCCCGTCGATCTCCTGCATGACGCCGCTGTCCAAACACTGCAGAATGTCTTCCTGCACCGAAGGAGAATGGCAATCGATGATGCCGATCATCTGAATGCCTTTCCGCTCCGAAGCTTCGACGGCTATATTTTCAAAGGTCAGGTTGTTGCTTGCGCTTATTTTCACAGCTTGTCCGCTGCTTGTGCGACCGATATGAATATGCATGTCGCAGTAATAGGACTGAAGCTTCCCGGCTGAGACGTTCTCATCAGGATGCTGCATATCAGATCTTGCCCGTCAAGCTGTACATATTCCAAGCATAGACGGCGAGAATGGTCTTGGCATCGCTGATTCTCTCCTCTTGGATGAGAGAATACGCCTCTTCCAGCGAGATTTCCATCATCTCTATGAACTCGTCCTCATCGGGGTTCATGTCGCCT
Proteins encoded:
- a CDS encoding endonuclease Q family protein — its product is MQHPDENVSAGKLQSYYCDMHIHIGRTSSGQAVKISASNNLTFENIAVEASERKGIQMIGIIDCHSPSVQEDILQCLDSGVMQEIDGGGIAYRDTVILLGSEIEIRESGRGAAHVLAYFPDLGTMREFTGWMAGYMKNVQLSSQRIYASPLELQQEITARGGLLIPAHVFTPHKGLYGSMADRMSEVFDLNGIAGIELGLSADSSMAGRISELDAYSFLTNSDAHSLGKIGREYNRIDMAKPSFAEFRQALQTSNGRRISANYGLNPRLGKYHRTYCVGCDSILDEGSDIHDLVRCPYCGSTKLVQGVFDRILNIADRTEPVVPESRPSYHYQVPLEFIPGLGKSSMSKLLDAFGTEMNILHQATEAELAAVAGEGLAASIVMARNGTLPLSAGGGGSYGKVLR